Genomic window (Candidatus Polarisedimenticolaceae bacterium):
CGACGCCTGGAAAGCGTCGGGCATCTTCGTCGTCTTTCCGGCCGGGAACGGCGGACCGGCGGCGGGAACCGGCGAGAGCCCTGCGCAGCTTCCGGGGGTTCTTGCCGTCGCCGCGCTCGGGCGGGACGGTCTCGTCGACGCCCTGTCCAGCCGCGGACCGAGCCGCTGCGGCAGCCCGGGGTTCCCTTCGTTCGCGGCTCCCGGACGCGACCTGCCCATGGCGCTCGCGAGCGGACCGCGCGCCTACGCGATGGGCGAGGGAACGTCGCTCTCCGCCGGCCTCCTCGGGGGCGCGGCCGCGCTCCTCCTCCAGGCCGCTCCCGAAACCGACCCCGACACTCTCGAGCGGGTCCTCGTCAGGACCTCGCGGGACCTCGGGCCGCCGGGGCGCGACGACGACACGGGGGCAGGCGCGATCGACCTCGAAGCGGCGCTCGCGGCGCTCGAAGAGCGGCGGCCGTGAAGCGTGCGGCGCTCGCGGCGCTCGCCGTCGTCCTCGCCGGGTGCGGTGGCCGGCCGAGGGACGTCGTCGTCATCACGCTCGACACCTTCCGCGCCGACCGCCTCGGCTGCTACGGCTCGACACGCGGTCTCACGCCCCGGCTCGACGCGTTCGCACGCGAGGCCGTGGTCTTCGCCGACGCGAGCTGCGCCGTGCCGCTCACCTTGCCGTCGCACGCCGTCATCTTCACGGGGCGATACCCGTCGACGACGGGCGTGCGGAACAACGGAGCGTTCGTCGTGCCGGCGAGCGAGACGACCCTCGCCGAGGCGCTCGCCGCGCGCGGCTGGCGCACCGGCGCCGTCATCGCGGCCTTTCCGCTCAAGGCGCGTTTCGGCTTGAGCCAGGGGTTCGAGATCTTCGATGAGGACTTGCCGGCCGTCGCGCTCGAGCCTGGCCGGACGTTCGCGGTCCATTTCGCCGAGCGCGACGCGACGGCGGTGACCGACCGCGCCCTCGCGGTCTGGGCGCGCCTCGCGGGCAAGCCTCGCTTCCTCTGGGCCCACTACTTCGACGCCCACGCGCCGTACACCGCGCCCGCGCGCTTCGCCGCGGCGCATCCGGACGCGCCGTACGACGCCGAGGTGGCGTACGTCGACGAGCAGGTCGGCCGGCTCCTCGACACCCTCGAGCGGGACGCTCCCGACGCGCTCATCGTGATCGCCGGCGATCACGGCGAGAGCCTCGGGGAGCACGGCGAGAAGACGCACGGCGTCTTCCTCTACCAGAGCACCGTCCACGTCCCGCTCATGATCCGCGCGCCGCGAAGGTGGCCGAAGCCCGGCGTGATCGAAGCGCCGGTCTCGCTGGCCGACGTGATGCCGACCGTTCTCGGCACCGTCGACGTCCCGGCCCCCCCGGGGCTCGATGGCGCGGACCTGGCGCCGCTCATCGAGCGCCACCGTCCGCCGCACCGCGAGGTCTACGCGGAATCCTATCTTCCGTTCCTCCAGTTCCGGTTCAGCCCGCTCACGATGCTGCGCGACGGCGGCCTGAAGTACATCGAGGCCCCGACGCCCGAGCTGTACGACGTGGGCGCCGATCCCGGGGAACGGCGCAACACGTGGAGCCGGTCGGGGCCGGCCTCCGAGATGGCGGAGCGCCTCGCGGAACAGCGGGCCCGCGCCGACGCGCAGGCGGCCGGCCGCGCCGAGGGCGCGCTCGACGCCGAGGCCGAGGCGCGCCTGCGCAGCCTCGGCTATGCCTCCGCCGGCACGCTCGCCGGATCGAGCGGGCCTCCCGGCCGTGACCCGAAGACGATGACCGGCTACCTCGAGAGCTACGACGAGGCGATCGGCCTCGTCGGCGCGGGCGAGGTCGAGAAGGGGCTGTCGATGCTCCGCGCGCTCGTGCCGCAAGCGCCCGAGAACTTCATGGTCCATTACCAGATCGCGGCGGCGCTGATCGGCTCTGGACGGAACGATCAGGCGGTCCCCGAGCTCGAGCAGGTCATCGCCGCGGCCCCGGAGTTCGGCGCGGCGCACATGATGCTCGGCGAAAGCCTCGCCGCGCTGGGCAGGCTCGACGACGCGGTCGCGCGGTTCGACGCCGCGGCGCGCGCCATGCCGGGGCTCGCTGAGCCGAAGATCACCGAAGGCCACGCGCTCGAGACCCGCGGCCGCTTCGACGCCGCGGCGGTGGCCTACCACGACGCCATCGAGCGCGAGCCCTCGTCCTGGAACGCCGCGTATGCCCTGCTGACGCTGCGGGTGGGACGCGGCGACGTGGCCCACGCCGTCGACGAGTTGGCCGCGCTCCGCGGAGAGCACGCGGGCTCGTGGGCGCTCGAGACGACGTACGCCGATGCGCTGTCGCGACAGGGCGAGACCGGTCGCGCGGAGGAGGCGATCCGGCGCTCGTTGGCGC
Coding sequences:
- a CDS encoding sulfatase-like hydrolase/transferase → MKRAALAALAVVLAGCGGRPRDVVVITLDTFRADRLGCYGSTRGLTPRLDAFAREAVVFADASCAVPLTLPSHAVIFTGRYPSTTGVRNNGAFVVPASETTLAEALAARGWRTGAVIAAFPLKARFGLSQGFEIFDEDLPAVALEPGRTFAVHFAERDATAVTDRALAVWARLAGKPRFLWAHYFDAHAPYTAPARFAAAHPDAPYDAEVAYVDEQVGRLLDTLERDAPDALIVIAGDHGESLGEHGEKTHGVFLYQSTVHVPLMIRAPRRWPKPGVIEAPVSLADVMPTVLGTVDVPAPPGLDGADLAPLIERHRPPHREVYAESYLPFLQFRFSPLTMLRDGGLKYIEAPTPELYDVGADPGERRNTWSRSGPASEMAERLAEQRARADAQAAGRAEGALDAEAEARLRSLGYASAGTLAGSSGPPGRDPKTMTGYLESYDEAIGLVGAGEVEKGLSMLRALVPQAPENFMVHYQIAAALIGSGRNDQAVPELEQVIAAAPEFGAAHMMLGESLAALGRLDDAVARFDAAARAMPGLAEPKITEGHALETRGRFDAAAVAYHDAIEREPSSWNAAYALLTLRVGRGDVAHAVDELAALRGEHAGSWALETTYADALSRQGETGRAEEAIRRSLALDPNRLETLERAAAIFVAARQPKEAIDAYRKILAAGPGTAAAQWGLAKVLVQAGTDGEADAAIGELERQYPRRADALILRGLLFERRGDREAAEGAYRKAVALDPGSEPARRALERLVRGGAR